A window from Flavobacterium gyeonganense encodes these proteins:
- a CDS encoding XRE family transcriptional regulator, which produces MEQKIHQGRNVKRFREMLGIKQEALAYDLGDDWNQKKISILEQKDVIEDVLLKQISNSLKIPVEAFQNFDEEQAINIISNTFHDTQGLINYNPTFNNNPIDKLIQLHEEKIALYERMLKEKDEMMARLEKLISK; this is translated from the coding sequence ATGGAACAGAAAATACATCAGGGAAGAAATGTAAAACGTTTTAGAGAAATGCTCGGCATCAAACAGGAAGCACTGGCTTATGATCTGGGAGATGACTGGAACCAGAAGAAAATTTCTATCCTGGAACAGAAAGATGTCATTGAAGATGTTCTTCTTAAACAAATCTCGAATTCTTTAAAAATACCTGTCGAAGCTTTTCAAAATTTTGATGAGGAACAGGCAATAAATATTATTTCTAATACATTTCATGATACTCAAGGCTTAATAAATTACAATCCAACTTTCAATAATAATCCAATCGACAAATTGATTCAGCTTCACGAAGAAAAAATCGCACTATATGAGCGCATGCTGAAAGAGAAAGATGAAATGATGGCAAGACTTGAAAAACTAATCAGTAAATAA
- a CDS encoding HAD-IB family hydrolase, whose protein sequence is MKTLALFDFDGTLYKKDSLIGFTKYYKGNAVFYKGILTLLPFLLGMKLGILFNEKTKKRYMTHFFKNEEYSVFKKKAELFALTKIEKDLNPQILLYLKNHLNSKHDVYIVTASFPEWIEPWSKKYNIKVIGTRLEVLNNIITGEFNSKNCYGKEKVNRINEVLDLEKFDTIYVYGCGKGDREMLELKK, encoded by the coding sequence TTGAAAACACTCGCTCTTTTTGATTTCGACGGTACGCTTTATAAAAAAGACAGCCTTATTGGATTTACAAAATATTATAAGGGGAATGCTGTTTTTTATAAAGGAATACTAACACTACTTCCTTTCCTGTTAGGCATGAAATTAGGCATACTATTTAATGAAAAAACGAAAAAAAGATATATGACGCATTTTTTTAAAAATGAAGAGTATTCCGTTTTCAAGAAAAAAGCAGAATTATTTGCTCTTACCAAAATTGAAAAAGACCTGAATCCGCAAATTTTATTGTATTTAAAAAATCATTTAAATTCAAAACATGATGTTTATATTGTAACAGCATCTTTTCCTGAATGGATAGAACCATGGAGCAAAAAATATAATATCAAAGTAATCGGAACCAGGCTAGAAGTGCTTAATAATATAATTACAGGAGAATTCAATTCTAAAAATTGTTACGGCAAAGAAAAAGTAAACCGAATAAATGAAGTTCTTGATCTGGAAAAATTTGATACGATTTATGTTTATGGTTGTGGCAAAGGTGATCGGGAAATGCTTGAATTAAAGAAATGA
- a CDS encoding decaprenyl-phosphate phosphoribosyltransferase, producing MIKNYLKLIRAEQYIKNLFVFAPLFFGRELFDKLMFLTVFSAFICFSFAASSIYIINDYFDITEDKNHPEKCKRPLASGVIKVKNAFIMMVILISISLGLASQISRDLFLILTIYFIINLFYSKWLKHIAILDINIIAVGFILRILAGAVVCGISPSVWILLITYLLAMFLGIAKRRSDVILAENGNEVRKNIEGYNLAFIDTVLGILTSVIIVCYIFYCISPEVQVQYHSNLLYLSIIFVLNGMVRYLKLAIVDKSSYSPTKIVLNDKFIQITILCWVLLMGYLIYYKK from the coding sequence ATGATAAAAAACTACCTTAAACTCATAAGGGCTGAGCAATACATTAAAAACTTGTTTGTTTTTGCACCGCTTTTTTTTGGCAGGGAATTATTTGATAAACTTATGTTTCTCACTGTGTTTTCAGCATTTATCTGCTTTTCATTTGCAGCTAGCAGTATTTATATCATTAATGATTATTTTGATATAACAGAAGATAAAAACCATCCTGAAAAATGCAAACGTCCACTAGCTTCTGGTGTCATAAAAGTTAAAAATGCTTTTATAATGATGGTTATACTTATTTCTATTTCCCTTGGATTAGCCAGTCAAATTTCGAGGGATTTATTTTTAATTTTAACAATCTACTTTATAATAAATTTATTTTATTCTAAATGGCTTAAACACATTGCCATTCTTGACATCAATATTATCGCAGTTGGGTTTATTTTACGAATTCTTGCCGGAGCAGTGGTATGCGGGATTTCTCCCTCTGTATGGATCCTATTAATCACTTACTTGCTGGCTATGTTTTTAGGTATTGCTAAAAGACGAAGTGATGTCATCCTGGCTGAGAATGGAAATGAAGTAAGAAAAAATATTGAAGGATATAATTTAGCCTTTATCGATACCGTTTTAGGAATTTTAACTTCTGTTATTATTGTATGTTATATTTTCTATTGCATTTCTCCCGAAGTACAAGTTCAATACCACTCCAACCTGCTTTATTTATCCATAATTTTTGTTCTGAACGGTATGGTTCGTTATTTAAAATTAGCAATTGTAGACAAATCTTCTTACTCTCCTACCAAAATAGTTCTGAACGACAAATTCATTCAGATCACTATTTTGTGCTGGGTCTTATTAATGGGATATTTAATTTATTACAAAAAGTAA
- a CDS encoding class I SAM-dependent methyltransferase, translating into MTEQSEILNYLKTKSLNLSFIDKLKVTYRPLICPFGLLLKYVEKDKSVFDIGCGSGQFCALIAKFTAATRIHGIEISEKLVSNARAINQEFEDNKKITFEVFNGSIIPDGINQYKIIYMIDVLHHIPKNKQEYFLKEIYSKMASGSRLILKDIDAGHPFVHFNKIHDLVFSKEIGNELTLQFAKNMVESIGFKIIEKFNITTFIYPHYFLILEK; encoded by the coding sequence ATGACTGAACAATCAGAAATTCTCAATTATTTAAAAACAAAATCATTAAACCTAAGTTTTATTGATAAATTAAAGGTTACTTACAGACCTTTAATTTGTCCTTTCGGTCTTCTTCTGAAATATGTTGAAAAAGATAAATCTGTTTTTGATATTGGTTGTGGATCTGGTCAGTTTTGTGCCCTTATTGCAAAATTTACCGCTGCAACTAGAATTCATGGAATAGAAATTTCAGAAAAACTTGTATCTAATGCAAGAGCAATAAATCAGGAATTTGAGGATAATAAAAAAATTACTTTTGAAGTTTTTAATGGCAGTATCATTCCTGACGGAATCAATCAATATAAAATTATATATATGATTGATGTGTTACATCATATTCCTAAAAATAAACAAGAATATTTTTTAAAGGAGATATATTCAAAAATGGCTTCCGGAAGCAGACTTATACTCAAAGATATAGATGCCGGTCATCCGTTTGTGCATTTTAATAAAATACATGACCTTGTATTTAGCAAAGAAATCGGAAATGAACTAACTTTGCAATTTGCAAAAAATATGGTTGAGTCTATAGGGTTTAAAATCATAGAAAAATTCAACATAACAACATTTATATATCCTCATTATTTTTTAATTCTGGAAAAGTGA
- a CDS encoding glycosyltransferase family 2 protein — MQNLPLVSIICLCYNHEQFVVESLNSVLNQNYENIELIIADDCSTDNSKQVIQEWLKNHAGVTFVSNETNLGNTKTFNKVLQLAKGDYIIDLATDDILLTDCVEKQINTFLNSEKKIRHCVWKC, encoded by the coding sequence ATGCAAAATCTTCCATTGGTCAGTATTATTTGCCTGTGTTACAATCACGAACAATTTGTAGTTGAATCATTAAATTCGGTTTTAAATCAAAACTATGAAAATATTGAACTAATAATTGCTGATGACTGTAGTACTGATAATTCAAAACAAGTTATTCAGGAGTGGCTAAAAAATCATGCTGGAGTGACTTTTGTTTCAAACGAAACCAATTTAGGAAATACCAAAACTTTTAATAAAGTACTACAGCTTGCAAAAGGAGATTATATAATTGATTTAGCCACTGATGACATCTTATTGACTGATTGTGTTGAAAAACAAATAAATACTTTTCTAAATTCTGAAAAAAAAATTAGGCATTGTGTATGGAAATGCTGA
- a CDS encoding glycosyltransferase, producing the protein MTKQNKKYKIALVGYRLNDGGLEKVMSSLSVYFGNKNIEIHNILFVDAISYPYSGKLVNIGKMKIENKGILGKLKLFLFFKKYINNNQFDYIIDFRYRIKPLQEYVWSKWVYNKKTIYTVHSSRLKTYLPSSRLLTKSICNKKYSIVCVSQEIKNLVTAKFNIKNAITINNPIDIENIKTKSLEYTDLEFPYIIAAGRFDSQNVKQFDKLITAYSNSILPKKGISLVLLGDGELKDFYKITTIRTGMQDKVYFEGFQSNPYKYFKNALFLVLCSKYEGFGMTLIESLACQTPVVSFDCVSGPNEIIIHKENGLLVENQNFEKLTEAMNLLIEDTILCQHCKSNSLKSVQQFSIEKIGKQWLDLMGINIYS; encoded by the coding sequence ATGACAAAACAAAATAAGAAATACAAGATTGCATTAGTTGGTTATCGTTTAAACGATGGCGGATTGGAAAAGGTTATGTCTTCATTGTCTGTTTATTTTGGAAATAAAAATATAGAAATCCATAATATTCTTTTTGTTGATGCTATTTCATATCCTTATTCGGGAAAATTAGTGAATATTGGAAAAATGAAAATAGAGAATAAAGGAATATTAGGAAAACTAAAATTGTTTTTATTTTTTAAGAAATATATAAATAATAATCAATTCGACTATATTATTGATTTTAGATACCGTATAAAGCCTCTTCAGGAATATGTTTGGTCCAAATGGGTTTATAACAAAAAAACAATTTATACGGTTCATAGTTCACGATTGAAAACCTATTTGCCAAGTTCTCGTTTATTGACTAAATCAATTTGCAATAAAAAATATAGTATAGTTTGTGTTTCGCAAGAAATAAAAAACTTAGTAACAGCAAAGTTTAATATAAAAAATGCTATTACGATTAATAATCCGATTGATATTGAGAATATCAAAACTAAATCTTTAGAATATACGGATTTAGAATTCCCTTACATAATTGCAGCAGGAAGATTTGATTCGCAAAATGTAAAACAATTTGATAAACTAATTACGGCTTATTCTAATTCTATTTTGCCTAAAAAAGGAATTTCTCTAGTGTTGTTAGGTGACGGAGAACTTAAGGATTTTTATAAAATTACAACTATTAGAACTGGTATGCAGGACAAGGTTTATTTTGAAGGGTTTCAAAGTAATCCCTATAAATATTTTAAGAATGCATTATTTTTAGTTTTGTGCAGCAAATATGAAGGTTTTGGAATGACCTTAATAGAGTCGTTGGCATGTCAGACGCCAGTAGTTTCATTTGATTGTGTTTCAGGACCAAATGAAATTATTATCCACAAAGAAAATGGTTTGCTGGTGGAAAATCAAAATTTTGAAAAACTTACTGAGGCAATGAATTTGTTAATTGAAGACACAATTTTGTGTCAGCATTGTAAAAGTAATTCCTTAAAAAGCGTACAGCAGTTTTCAATTGAAAAAATAGGGAAACAGTGGCTGGATTTAATGGGAATTAATATATATTCGTAA
- a CDS encoding sugar 3,4-ketoisomerase, whose translation MNIQIIAIPKIEERRGNLSVIENDTVPFDIKRVYYLYDVPSGAERGGHAHKNLQQFLVALSGSFDVVLNDGKEEKIVTLNKPYEGLLINSGIWRELQNFSSGSVCLVVASEVYIEDDYIRDFDQFKNYSTRK comes from the coding sequence ATGAATATCCAAATTATAGCAATCCCTAAAATCGAAGAACGTCGCGGAAATCTTTCCGTAATAGAAAATGATACGGTTCCTTTTGATATTAAAAGGGTTTATTATTTATACGATGTGCCAAGCGGAGCAGAACGTGGTGGTCATGCTCATAAAAATCTTCAACAATTTTTAGTAGCCCTTAGCGGAAGTTTTGATGTGGTTTTAAATGATGGAAAGGAAGAAAAAATCGTTACCTTAAATAAACCTTATGAAGGCTTGTTAATCAATTCAGGAATTTGGAGGGAACTTCAGAATTTTTCGTCAGGATCTGTTTGTCTGGTGGTTGCATCTGAGGTTTATATTGAAGACGATTACATCAGGGATTTTGATCAATTTAAGAATTATTCTACTCGTAAATAG
- a CDS encoding glycosyltransferase family 2 protein, whose protein sequence is MFIKKIKNAFFSIVIPVYNKANYIENTINSVFNQTFTDYEVIIINDESTDDSEVVIQKFNDKRIQLYSQKNQGVSVARNLGIEKSTGKLIVFLDADDYWFPNHLEELAYIHDNFPDCGMYCSRYKIQTAKNHFQIPYYNGIEQSFRGIVADYFFSNRPFRITWTSSLAVPKKILDEIRGFTPGVTNGQDLELWTKIGINYNVAITNKITAIYNFHIPDSLAKNNVGLMKLMDFEQFKIAEQKNPSLKKFLDLYRIEYGLRYYIFGYKDKMKFYLQDIEKENLGLKILLLLSLPSFILRLFLKLKKRLKKNGFNFSIYE, encoded by the coding sequence TTGTTCATTAAAAAAATAAAAAATGCCTTTTTTTCAATTGTTATTCCAGTATACAACAAAGCAAATTATATTGAAAACACCATAAACAGTGTTTTCAACCAAACTTTTACTGATTATGAAGTCATTATAATTAATGACGAGTCTACTGATGACAGTGAAGTTGTTATACAAAAGTTTAATGATAAAAGAATTCAATTATACAGTCAAAAAAACCAAGGAGTCTCTGTTGCCAGGAATCTTGGAATTGAAAAATCTACAGGAAAACTCATTGTATTCCTGGATGCTGACGATTACTGGTTTCCAAATCATCTTGAAGAATTAGCATATATACATGATAATTTCCCTGATTGCGGAATGTACTGTTCTCGTTATAAAATACAAACAGCAAAAAATCACTTTCAAATTCCATATTATAACGGAATAGAACAATCTTTTAGGGGAATTGTGGCAGATTATTTTTTTTCTAACCGTCCTTTCAGAATTACCTGGACCTCAAGTTTAGCTGTTCCCAAAAAAATTTTAGATGAAATTAGAGGATTCACTCCCGGGGTAACAAATGGTCAGGATTTAGAATTATGGACAAAAATTGGGATAAACTACAATGTTGCCATTACCAATAAAATTACTGCTATATACAACTTTCATATTCCTGACAGTCTTGCTAAAAACAATGTCGGTTTAATGAAATTGATGGATTTTGAGCAATTCAAAATAGCAGAGCAAAAAAATCCTTCTCTTAAAAAGTTTCTTGATTTATATAGAATAGAATACGGTCTTCGTTATTATATATTTGGCTATAAAGACAAAATGAAATTTTATTTACAAGATATTGAAAAGGAAAATCTTGGTTTAAAAATTCTGCTTTTATTAAGTTTACCTTCTTTTATTTTACGTTTGTTTCTTAAATTAAAAAAACGGTTAAAAAAAAACGGCTTTAATTTTTCTATTTACGAGTAG
- a CDS encoding glycosyltransferase family 2 protein: MLSILIPTYNYNVYNLVLELHKQCMELGIIFEIIVIDDGSNSQTNETNNQINLLKNSTFIPLNKNIGLSSNRNLLASNTNYENLLFIDGDSVIINPNYIKNYINAIQDFDIIYGGRVHPETVNSSKQKLRWKYGRMVEDKPAMQRNSALYKTLMFNNTLIKKSRFNEIKFDSNLTKYGHEDTLFAYHVSLLQFKVKHIDNAIEHGDIDESKVFISKIKNGLDNLISIDESNKIDPDFVKILKLYHFLKKYNLNFALNVFYKLLNKMIHRQLISKNPSLFLFNLYRIGYVCSLKK; this comes from the coding sequence ATGCTTTCTATCCTCATTCCTACCTACAATTACAATGTTTATAATCTGGTTTTAGAATTACACAAACAATGTATGGAATTAGGGATTATTTTTGAAATTATTGTAATTGATGACGGATCGAACTCCCAAACGAATGAAACAAATAATCAAATCAATTTATTAAAAAATTCTACTTTTATTCCTTTAAATAAAAATATAGGACTGAGCTCAAACAGAAACCTGCTAGCTTCTAATACAAATTACGAGAATCTGCTTTTTATTGACGGAGATTCTGTAATTATTAATCCAAATTATATTAAAAATTATATTAACGCCATTCAGGATTTTGATATTATTTACGGAGGTCGGGTACATCCTGAAACCGTTAATTCTTCCAAACAAAAATTACGCTGGAAATACGGGAGAATGGTAGAAGACAAACCAGCCATGCAAAGAAATTCGGCCTTATACAAAACATTAATGTTCAATAATACATTAATAAAAAAAAGTCGTTTTAATGAAATAAAATTTGATTCAAATCTTACTAAATACGGACACGAAGACACTCTTTTTGCTTACCATGTAAGTCTGTTACAATTTAAAGTAAAACATATAGACAATGCTATTGAACATGGAGATATTGATGAAAGCAAGGTTTTTATTTCTAAGATAAAAAATGGTTTGGACAATTTGATATCAATTGATGAATCTAATAAAATTGACCCGGATTTTGTTAAAATATTAAAACTGTATCATTTTTTAAAAAAATACAATCTAAATTTCGCTTTAAACGTATTTTATAAACTATTAAATAAAATGATACACAGACAACTCATTTCTAAAAATCCTTCTCTTTTTTTGTTTAACCTATATAGAATAGGCTATGTTTGTTCATTAAAAAAATAA
- a CDS encoding 2OG-Fe(II) oxygenase codes for MEFINRNELAEIIYKRVNDEKLHLSKQLRESKEAIGYFFLDNLLPEEIAAGLYSVFPKQDQMILKKSIKEDKFVAVQMNLYNPVLEEIIYAFQDNRIVELVGEICQIKDPIPDEFLYAGGLSMMGNKQFLNPHLDNSHDKDRERWRVLNLLYYVTPNWKEEYGGNLELWPDGLQKQQITIHSKFNRLVVMVTHNKSLHSVSPVVYDGFRCCISNYYFSKTPVLATDKFHVTSFRARPEHKFTDILLKVDTFLRMNIRKIFKKGIKENPHVYKK; via the coding sequence ATGGAATTTATAAATAGAAATGAGCTTGCTGAAATTATTTATAAAAGAGTTAATGATGAAAAACTTCATCTTTCAAAGCAGTTAAGAGAATCAAAAGAAGCGATAGGCTATTTTTTTCTGGATAATTTGCTTCCTGAAGAAATAGCAGCTGGGCTGTATAGTGTTTTTCCGAAACAAGATCAGATGATCCTGAAAAAAAGCATCAAGGAAGATAAATTTGTTGCAGTTCAGATGAACTTATATAATCCGGTTTTAGAAGAAATTATTTATGCTTTTCAGGACAACAGAATTGTTGAACTGGTTGGTGAAATTTGTCAAATAAAAGATCCGATTCCGGATGAATTTCTTTACGCTGGAGGTCTTTCTATGATGGGGAATAAGCAATTTCTGAATCCACATCTGGATAATTCGCACGATAAAGATCGTGAACGCTGGCGTGTATTGAACTTACTTTATTATGTGACTCCAAACTGGAAAGAAGAATACGGAGGTAATCTCGAGTTATGGCCGGATGGTTTGCAAAAACAACAGATTACAATTCATAGTAAATTTAACAGATTGGTGGTAATGGTTACCCATAATAAATCATTACACTCAGTTTCACCGGTTGTATATGATGGATTTAGATGCTGCATTTCGAATTATTATTTTTCAAAAACCCCGGTTTTAGCAACGGATAAATTTCACGTAACTTCTTTTAGAGCAAGACCTGAACACAAGTTTACCGATATACTTTTGAAAGTGGATACTTTTTTAAGAATGAATATTAGAAAAATATTCAAAAAAGGAATAAAAGAAAACCCACACGTTTACAAGAAATAA
- a CDS encoding cell division ATP-binding protein FtsE, which yields MSETVLSLKDVTIFQEGRRILSHINLEVEHGEFIYIIGKTGSGKSSFMKTLYGDLPLSEGEGHIVEFDLANLKESQIPYLRRKIGIVFQDFKLLPDRTVKDNMLFVLKATGWVEKEAMQHKIDEVLDKVGMKDFLNKMPHQLSGGEQQRVAIARALLNDPEFILADEPTGNLDPQTSSEVLEVLKKINANGKTIIMATHDYALLMKFPSKTLKCEDERIFEVVQRSV from the coding sequence ATGTCAGAAACCGTACTATCCCTTAAAGATGTCACTATATTTCAGGAAGGAAGAAGAATTTTATCTCATATCAATTTAGAAGTTGAGCATGGCGAATTTATCTACATAATTGGAAAAACCGGTTCCGGAAAGAGTAGTTTTATGAAAACTTTATATGGTGATTTACCTCTTTCTGAAGGTGAGGGACATATCGTTGAATTTGATTTAGCTAATTTAAAAGAAAGCCAGATTCCGTATCTGAGACGTAAAATCGGAATTGTATTTCAGGATTTCAAATTGCTTCCGGACAGAACTGTAAAAGACAATATGCTATTTGTACTTAAAGCGACAGGCTGGGTAGAAAAAGAAGCCATGCAGCATAAAATTGATGAAGTTCTTGATAAAGTGGGTATGAAAGATTTCCTGAATAAAATGCCACACCAGCTTTCAGGCGGAGAACAACAAAGAGTTGCGATTGCAAGAGCTTTGTTAAACGACCCTGAATTTATCCTTGCTGATGAACCAACCGGAAACCTTGATCCTCAAACGAGTTCTGAAGTTTTAGAAGTATTGAAAAAAATCAACGCCAACGGAAAAACCATTATCATGGCAACGCACGATTATGCATTATTGATGAAATTCCCATCTAAAACTCTGAAATGCGAAGACGAAAGAATTTTTGAAGTTGTGCAGCGAAGTGTATAA